A single genomic interval of uncultured Sphaerochaeta sp. harbors:
- the thiD gene encoding bifunctional hydroxymethylpyrimidine kinase/phosphomethylpyrimidine kinase: MKHVLTIAGSDCSGGAGIQADLKTFAAHGVYGMSVIVSVVAENTQRVIGAQNVSSTLIAGQLQAVFEDIRVDAVKIGMLPSQLVMKTVAKELKERKPRHIVLDPVMIAKNGFPLMDSRLALTLADLILPYANVVTPNIPEAEVLADMCINSTEDMQEAAIKIHRFGPSYVLIKGGHRCDDAADLLYDGNRMLWFSAKRIDTKNTHGTGCTFSSAIAANLALGEPIEKAVEGAKAYVTMAIEHALSLGKGCGPTHHFYDLYKNGLSR, from the coding sequence ATGAAACATGTATTGACCATCGCGGGCTCGGATTGCAGCGGCGGTGCTGGCATCCAAGCAGACCTGAAGACATTTGCAGCTCATGGTGTATACGGTATGAGCGTCATTGTCTCGGTTGTTGCTGAGAACACTCAACGGGTGATAGGAGCACAAAACGTTTCTTCAACATTGATAGCTGGGCAGCTACAGGCAGTTTTTGAGGACATCCGTGTAGATGCAGTGAAAATAGGAATGCTTCCATCCCAGTTGGTCATGAAAACAGTCGCCAAGGAACTGAAGGAGCGGAAACCCAGACACATCGTTCTGGATCCTGTAATGATAGCAAAAAATGGATTTCCCCTCATGGATTCCAGATTGGCACTGACCTTGGCTGATTTGATCTTGCCGTATGCGAATGTGGTAACCCCCAACATTCCCGAAGCAGAAGTCCTTGCCGATATGTGTATTAATTCAACTGAAGACATGCAAGAAGCAGCAATTAAGATACATAGGTTTGGTCCATCCTATGTGCTGATCAAAGGTGGTCACCGCTGTGATGATGCAGCTGATCTGCTGTATGACGGAAATAGGATGTTGTGGTTCAGTGCAAAACGAATAGATACCAAGAATACACATGGAACAGGGTGTACTTTTTCATCGGCAATTGCCGCGAACCTTGCATTGGGGGAACCTATCGAAAAAGCGGTGGAAGGAGCAAAAGCATATGTGACCATGGCCATTGAGCACGCGCTGTCTTTAGGGAAAGGGTGCGGTCCCACACATCATTTTTACGATCTCTACAAGAATGGATTATCCCGATAA